AGAAGCATACGACGATGGCGCGGTCAGTTCTTTGGGTCGTGCCCCTACCATGAGTTTAGATCGGGACTTTGTGGAGGCCGCCAGAGTGATTGAAGAGGACGGCTCGATAAGCTACGAGTGTGCCGAGTGCGGTAAGAGAATCAGATCACCGCACACGTACCAAGCTCACCTGCGCATTCACAACGGGGAGCGACCATTCCAGTGTTCGCAGTGCCCGCGGACGTTCCGGATTTCGCAAGGTCTGGTTCGTCACATGCGGGAAGTTCACGAACGACGCCGAACGTATGCGTGTGAGATTTGCGGTGATCGGTTTGGGAATAAGCGGAATTTGGACCAACATCGGAATCGGCACACCAACGAACGACCGTATCGATGCGAAACGTGTGGCAGCTCGTACAACCAGAAGGCGGCGTTGCTAATCCACAGCCGGATACATGGTGCCGAGCGGAACTTTGTTTGTGGAGTTTGCTCGAGGGGATTTCATACGCGAACCAAGCTGCAACTGCACGAGTCAACGCACTCGGATGAGCGTCCGTTCGGTTGTGATCAGTGCGAATTGCGGTTCCGGAACACGCATGATCTGCGACGTCACAGCAAGAACCACTCCGCGGATAAGCAGTTCCAGTGCGGGCTTTGTGCCGGGTTGTTCAAGCAGAAGCGATATTTGTTAAAGCATTTGAAGACGCAACATCAACACGATGCAGAAACACGTTaataaaatatgtgtttttagtGAAATAATGCCTTTTTCCAAGGAAAGAATTTCCAGGTCCTGCACGAACTGTTCTGTGTAttaagatttgtttttgttttttattgtattGTTTCATCTCATCAGGCGGAGAATGACGCGTAGCTCGAAGACTGCACCGGCGCCGCAGGCCATATCAACGGCGGCGTTCAGCTGTACGTTCTGCAAGACCAACGGAACCATCAATTGCCGGAATACCTTCGCCGACAAGGCGGGCCTTGTCGATCACCTGAAGGATCAGCACTCGGACCAGATCTTCCACTGCGAGCAGTGCGACAACTATCTGGA
This is a stretch of genomic DNA from Culex pipiens pallens isolate TS chromosome 1, TS_CPP_V2, whole genome shotgun sequence. It encodes these proteins:
- the LOC120427679 gene encoding zinc finger and SCAN domain-containing protein 2-like isoform X2; translated protein: MMDLCRLTSAAVDQPDDIKMVEIDFQALCRVCGALGENLTSVFGKRAADRLRERITRYLQIEIRSEDCLPTKICDGCRETLDQFHELYDKCHRTDEKFRSMMSSAEELKEATEQQQQQLQPSSPEGKQKKGARNSKVDSVIDTDMKSLEPEEQDEESGKPRKVPGESAKKNTKEIKRKEEEEDQEASPETKGDDHLRHAIRVDGYSEYQAGMHKGESAEESEEIYSDYQFIEAEEEEEAYDDGAVSSLGRAPTMSLDRDFVEAARVIEEDGSISYECAECGKRIRSPHTYQAHLRIHNGERPFQCSQCPRTFRISQGLVRHMREVHERRRTYACEICGDRFGNKRNLDQHRNRHTNERPYRCETCGSSYNQKAALLIHSRIHGAERNFVCGVCSRGFHTRTKLQLHESTHSDERPFGCDQCELRFRNTHDLRRHSKNHSADKQFQCGLCAGLFKQKRYLLKHLKTQHQHDAETR